The Elaeis guineensis isolate ETL-2024a chromosome 14, EG11, whole genome shotgun sequence genome has a segment encoding these proteins:
- the LOC105057303 gene encoding uncharacterized protein isoform X5, producing MPDSCFFTCLCSGPCSPYFIFCACAAVSSQTAASGSLAPASEPYQLSHWNRTTKKPLEGPQLNIPQSNQPLWQDSMMRGIACTTNQGGPSSGLMQGTDRFSHGVALVTGPIKVTASNDFTNAGPTVRGCASVDTYGPRFHFNGVANYESGSPNVSVEQNKGPRINRSKGQWMSAGSDGAEPSKVSSSTAQGNIMINADQYNRNDFTVDPPDAKFFVIKSYSEDDVHKSIKYNVWSSTPNGNKRLDGAYEDAQRISVGKPGKCPVFLFFSVNASGQFCGVAEMIGPVDFKRDMDFWQQDKWSGSLPVRWHIIKDVPNTSFRHILLENNENKPVTNSRDTQEVPYNSGMNMLNIFNSSPLKMSILDDFMFYEEQQKVMHEKKHRHLGRSFSGSPYVPLFVPASKAAGTGEHFLKAGEKQSVTDQSSKVVDEDPGSAAGQPSTANERQTDGVVNRPPNGKQLGIGIDQLRQAVGKQSSKANGRCLSDASNQHLEAGRTQPCSAVGQPSKSDEERLNTTDDQHANVDGRQLSVAADQPPKADRRKKSCTVRLPPKEDAARREVDQLSPADGSTKTKDAKSSGKLGPGSGWLAAKLRSSKSSHDITGAKPDEAGDTKGVNPVLKIGFLSTDPSKGDSRSSRVVAAEATLTDVVKVGSVQIKVKGFGELSSRLTSVGTVPIEPKGLKVNMQVSIADGHPPNK from the exons ATGCCAGATTCCTGTTTCTTCACCTGCTTATGTTCCGGTCCTTGTTCACCCTACTTCATATTTTGTGCCTG TGCAGCTGTCTCTTCTCAAACAGCTGCCTCAGGGAGTCTAGCACCAGCATCTGAGCCTTACCAGCTGTCGCATTGGAATCGAACAACAAAGAAACCATTGGAAGGGCCACAACTTAATATACCACAAAGTAATCAGCCTTTATGGCAGGACTCCATGATGCGCGGTATTGCCTGTACTACAAATCAG GGTGGTCCTTCTTCTGGTTTGATGCAAGGAACAGATCGCTTCTCACATGGAGTTGCTCTTGTTACTGGTCCCATCAAAGTTACTGCATCTAATGACTTCACAAATGCTGGACCCACTGTTCGTGGATGTGCCTCTGTGGATACATATGGACCAAGGTTCCATTTTAATGGGGTTGCAAACTATGAAAGTGGAAGCCCAAATGTATCGGTTGAGCAAAATAAGGGTCCTAGGATAAACAGGTCAAAAGGTCAGTGGATGTCAGCCGGTTCTGATGGAGCTGAACCAAGTAAAGTAAGTAGCAGTACTGCACAAGGAAACATCATGATTAATGCTGACCAATATAATAGGAATGACTTCACAGTTGATCCTCCCGATGCCAAGTTTTTTGTCATAAAATCTTATAGTGAAGATGACGTGCACAAGAGCATCAAGTATAATGTGTGGTCAAGCACTCCTAATGGAAACAAGAGGTTGGATGGTGCATATGAAGATGCACAGAGAATATCTGTCGGAAAGCCAGGAAAATGTCctgtctttctcttcttttct GTTAATGCAAGTGGACAGTTTTGTGGTGTTGCTGAGATGATTGGACCTGTTGATTTCAAGAGGGACATGGATTTCTGGCAGCAAGATAAGTGGTCTGGGAGCCTGCCTGTGAGATGGCACATCATAAAGGATGTGCCAAACACTAGCTTTCGTCACATTCTTCTAGAGAACAATGAAAACAAGCCTGTAACTAATAGCAGAGATACCCAGGAG GTACCATATAACTCAGGCATGAATATGCTAAATATATTTAATAGTAGCCCTCTAAAGATGTCGATACTTGATGACTTTATGTTTTATGAGGAGCAACAGAAGGTGATGCATGAGAAAAAACACAGGCATCTTGGAAGAAGCTTCAGTGGTTCTCCTTATGTGCCTCTATTTGTTCCTGCAAGCAAAGCAGCTGGTACGGGTGAGCACTTCCTGAAAGCAGGTGAAAAGCAATCAGTTACAGATCAGTCTTCAAAAGTAGTCGATGAAGACCCTGGCAGCGCAGCTGGTCAGCCTTCAACAGCTAATGAGAGACAAACTGATGGTGTAGTTAATCGTCCTCCAAATGGAAAACAGCTAGGTATTGGAATCGATCAGCTTCGTCAAGCAGTTGGAAAACAGTCTTCGAAAGCCAATGGAAGATGTCTGAGCGATGCCTCCAATCAACATCTGGAGGCAGGCAGAACACAACCATGCAGTGCTGTTGGTCAGCcttcaaaatctgatgaagaacgATTGAATACTACTGATGATCAACATGCGAATGTAGATGGAAGGCAATTAAGTGTTGCAGCTGATCAACCTCCAAAAGCTGATAGAAGAAAGAAAAGCTGTACAGTTCGTCTGCCTCCCAAGGAAGATGCGGCAAGGAGAGAAGTTGATCAGCTTTCACCAGCAGATGGTTCTACAAAGACCAAGGATGCTAAGAGTTCAGGTAAGTTAGGTCCTGGTAGCGGATGGTTAGCAGCAAAGCTGCGTTCCTCCAAATCATCTCATGACATCACCGGTGCTAAGCCTGATGAAGCAGGAGATACAAAGGGTGTGAATCCTGTATTGAAGATTGGGTTCCTCTCTACTGATCCAAGTAAAGGTGATTCTAGAAGCTCTAGGGTGGTGGCAGCCGAGGCCACTCTAACCGATGTCGTCAAAGTTGGTTCAGTGCAAATCAAGGTGAAGGGTTTTGGTGAATTGTCGTCCAGGCTTACAAGCGTAGGGACTGTTCCTATTGAACCTAAAGGACTAAAAGTTAATATGCAGGTATCCATAGCTGACGGTCATCCGCCAAACAAATGA